Below is a genomic region from uncultured Erythrobacter sp..
CGTTCGATGCCCGGGCCGATCCTCAAACTGATGGTGGCGATCCGCAAGCGCGCGACGAAAAGAATCTGCAAACATTACGGCATCACCGAGAAGGTCTATGCTGACACGCTGCAGCTGGTGCGCTGGCGGCCCGGTGACAATCAGAAACCGCATGCCGATTGCGAGGAACCCGATGGCCTACCGAACCGGACGCCGTGGCGTGCCTTTGCCTCGATCATCTATCTCAATGACGAATATGAAGGCGGCGGGATCTACTTTCCCGACCGTAAGCTGAAGCCTGAGATCAAGCCGAACATGCTGGCCTTCTTTCCCTCGACCAACCATTACCGGCACGGAGTCGAGGCGGTGACGTCGGGGCTGCGTTATACGATCAGCACTTTCTACACCTTCAATCCTGCGCATCATGACGGGAACCCGATCTAGCTGATTTTGCAGCCAGCGCCCGCCTTTGCCGCGCCATCCACACGCAATTTGAGGTGGTCCGTTGCGCGGTCGGGTTTCGCTACCCATATTCCCCCAAACGGCGCGTCCCAATGGCGGCCTTGGATACAGACACATGACACAGCATTTTCCTCTCCTTCCCCTGCGCGACATTGTCGTGTTTCCCGGCATGGTCGTGCCGCTCTTTGTGGGGCGCGATAAGTCGGTTGCGGCGCTGGAGGCGGCGATGGAGGCGAGCAAGGACATCTTCCTGCTCGCGCAGCTCGATCCGGCTTGCGATGATCCGGAAGGCGTGGACCTCTATGATACCGGCGTCATCGCGCAGGTGCTCCAGATGCTCAAACTGCCTGACGGCACGGTGCGCGTGCTGGTCGAAGGGACCGCGCGCGCAAAGCTGACGGACTTGAAGCCAGAGGGCGAGCATATCCTCGCCGAAGTCACCATCGAAGAGCCGGAAACAGTTGCTGGCAGCGAAGTCACCGCGCTGATGCGGCAGGTGACCGAACAGTTCGGCGAATATGCCAAGCTCAACAAGAAGATGGGCGAGGAGACCAATGTCGACCTCACAGATGTCGATGATGCGGGCCAGCTTGCCGACACGATTGCCGCCGCGCTCAACGCAAAGGTTTCGGACAAGCAATCTCTGCTGACCGAGACGAGCCCTTTGAAGCGGCTCGAACTGGTCATGGCCTTCATGGAAGGCGAGCTGTCGGTGCTTCAGGTCGAGCGCAAGATCCGCGGGCGGGTGAAGCGCCAGATGGAGAAGACCCAGCGCGAATATTACCTCAACGAACAATTGAAAGCGATCCAGAGCGAGCTGGGCGGCGGCGATGATGGCGATGGCGACGAGATTGCCGAGCTGACCGAGAAGATCGGCAAGACCAAGCTGTCGAAAGAAGCCAAGACCAAGGCCAGCGCAGAGCTGAAAAAGCTCAAAGGCATGCAGCCGATGAGCGCCGAGGCGACTGTCATCCGCAACTATCTCGACGTGCTGCTCGGGCTGCCATGGGGCAAGAAGAGCCGCGTTAAGAAAGATATCGCCAAAGCGCAGGAGGTCCTCGACGCCGATCACTATGGCCTCGAAAAGGTCAAGGACCGGATCATCGAATATCTCGCAGTGCAGGCGCGCACGAACAAGCTGAAGGGTCCAATTCTGTGCCTTGTCGGCCCTCCCGGCGTGGGCAAGACCTCGCTTGGCAAGTCGATTGCCAAGGCAACGGGGCGCGAATTTGTGCGCCAGTCGCTCGGCGGCGTTCGTGACGAGGCGGAGATACGAGGCCACCGGCGCACTTACATCGGCTCCATGCCGGGCAAGATTGTCGCCAACCTGAAAAAGGCCGGGACCAGCAATCCGCTGTTCCTGCTCGACGAGATCGACAAGCTCGGTCAGGATTTCCGCGGCGATCCGGCTTCGGCGCTGCTCGAAGTGCTCGACCCCGAACAGAACAGCAAGTTCCAGGATCACTATCTGGAGCTCGACCTCGACCTGTCGAACATCATGTTCGTGACCACCGCGAACAGCCTCGACCTGCCGCAGCCACTGCTCGACCGGATGGAGATCATCCGCCTCGAAGGCTATACCGAAGACGAGAAAGTCGAGATCGCCAAGCGCCATCTGCTTCAGAAGCAGATCGAAGCGCATGGGCTTAAGAAGGGCGAGTTTGAACTGACCGATGAAGGTCTGCGCGACCTGATCCGCTATTACACGCGAGAGGCCGGTGTGCGCACGCTCGAGCGAGAAATCGCGCGGCTGGCGCGCAAGGCGCTTCGCAAGATCCTCGAAAAGGAAACCAAGTCGGTCACGATCACGCCGGATAATCTGGGCGACTTTGCCGGTGTTCGGAAATTCAAGCACGGCATGAGCGAAGATGAAGCGCAGGTCGGCGCCGTCACCGGTCTTGCATGGACCAGCGTGGGCGGCGAGTTGCTCACCATCGAAAGCGTCACCACGCCGGGCAAGAGCGAGGTCAAGACGACCGGCAAGCTGGGCGATGTGATGCAGGAAAGCGTCGCGGCGGCGTTCTCTTTCGTGAAGTCGCGCGCGCCGGGATACGGGATTAAACCGTCGCTGATCCAGCGCAAGAACATCCACATCCACCTGCCCGAAGGCGCTGTGCCCAAGGACGGCCCGAGCGCGGGCGTGGGCATGGTGACGTCGATAGTCTCAACTCTCACAGGGGCCGCTGTTCGCCCTGACATTGCCATGACGGGCGAAGTCACTTTGCGCGGGCGCGTGCTTGCTATTGGTGGGCTGAAAGAGAAGCTGCTGGCGGCTTTGCGCGGCGGGATCACCACGGTCCTTATCCCCGAAGAGAACGTCAAAGACCTCGCCGAGATTCCCGACAATGTGAAAGAGGGCCTCGAAATCATTGCGGTTTCGCATGTCGATTCTGTGCTCGAACATGCGCTGGTCGAAATGCCCGCGCCGATCGAGTGGACCGAGGCTGATGACCTTGCCTCGCAGCCCGGCGCTCAGGCAGGTGCGGGCGGAGAAGTGCCAACCGCGCATTGATCGCATTAATCGCACCGGTGGCGATTCGCGACGGGCGCGCTGAAATGGCGCGAAATTCCCCGATTGCGTAGCGGCAGGCTCTGCCAAAGTCGCAAGCGCGATGCGGTTCGCCGCAAATGAGGCCGCAGAGCGCGCGAATGGCGATTTTCTGCGAGATTTGCCTTTGACAGCCTGTGGAAAAACGTCTCATGTTGCGCGCTTTCGGGGGCGATTCACCGAAACGGAATGTGAGTTAGACAGGGCTGTTACACACGCCTGAAAGACATGAGGGGTTCCAAAACATGAACAAGAATGAACTGACCAGCGCAGTTGCCGAAACCAGTGGGCTATCCAAAAGTGACGCGTCGAACGCCGTTGAGGCCGTTTTTGATGCGATCCAGAAGTCTCTGGCAGGCGGCGACGAAGTGCGTCTGGTCGGGTTCGGGACGTTTTCCGTGGCCAAGCGCAAGGCTTCCACCGGTCGCAATCCGCGCACTGGCGAGCCAATGACGATCAAGGCTTCCAACCAGCCCAAGTTCAAGGCTGGCAAAGGCCTGAAGGACGCGGTCAACTGATCTGATTTCAGCCTGACCTTCTTACCGGCGCAGCGCAATGTGCCGGTAAGCAAAAGACCCCGCCAGCAGCGATGCTGACGGGGTCTTTTTTGTCTTTGGTTGATCTCGTGCGGTTTAGCGCGACATATCGATCAAAGCGGTCGGTGCGGCGCTGGTGCGAGGGCTGATCTGCCAGGTCAGCACTTCACCTTCGGCCGAAGGGCTTGCGCCTTCATCGGTGTTGTTGGCGCGGATCGCGCCGTTGGTGCGGATCGTGAAGGTGCCTTCGATTGCGGGAAGCTCGGGCATTGCCTCGTTGCCTTCCTCACCGCTCATCGCTGCGAGTCCGGCCATTCCCGCCATGCCGCCCATCATGCCGGCCATCGGGCTGGCTTCGTTCTGGGCCGCAAAGCCGGGCGCATTCACGCGCACCACATCGCCATCGCGCAGATGGATCTGGACGAAGGGGTTCGCCATCGGAAAACCCTCGATCACAGGGAACATGAAGTCATGGCTCAACTCACCGCTGACCGAATAGCTGACCTCGAACACGCCGTCGCCCTTGTCGACGACGCTGTGCCAGCCTTCCTGCCGCTCCAGCATGCGCACCAGCTCGGCAGAGGCTTCGGGATCGCTGAGGTCGATGCCGCCCATCATGGCGGACATCTGTTCGGCCTCACGCGCGGATTCGGCGGCGCGTGTTTCGGCCTGTGCCTCCCACTGGGCGCGCTGGCTGGAGATTTCATTGGTCGAACATTCGCGCACCTCATAGGTCGCGTCGATGTAGCAAGGCTCCGGCTCGAATTCCTCGGTCGCTGCATCCATCTGCGCCAACTGCGACAGGCCGAGGAAGAATATCTCGCCGTCATAGGTGAAGGTGAAGCGGTCATCCTCGGTCAGGACCAGCTCGGAGGTGAATTTGCCCGGAGTCATGAAGCACCCCGACAGGATCAGCGACAGGCCCGTGAGCAAGGCGACCGCGATCGCGCGTGGTTTGGTGTGGATGGACATAATTCAATCTCCCCCTGATGCGCGGATCAATCGCCCGCGCGCGTTGCAGCTGCATATAGTGCAATTGCTGCTGCGTTAGAAACGTTAAGACTTTCTATTGCGGAAGAGATCGGCAGACGGGCCAGCGCGTCGCAATGCGCCGCAATATTGTGCCGCATGCCTTCGCCTTCTGCGCCCAGCACGATGGCGAGCGCGCCGGTGGGCATGCTCTCGCCCAATGTCGCTTCGGCCTCGCCAGCAAGGCCAATCCGCCAATATCCGGCATCGGCGAGCTCATCCAGCGCGCGGGCAAGATTGACCACGCGGATCCACGGAACGGTTTCAAGCGCGCCCGAGGCAGATTTGGCGACAACGCCGCTCTCAGGCGGAGCGTGGCGGTCCTGCGTAACGATGCAAGCCGCGCCGAAGGCCGCCGCCGAACGCAGGATCGCGCCGACATTGTGCGGGTCAGTCACCTGATCGAGCACTACGACCGGGCGCGTGCGATCTCCGGTCGCGATTGCATCGAGGAACTGGTCCTCCAGCGGCTCGCATTCGAGCACCAGACCTTGATGCGGCGCGTCCTTGGCAACCAGCCGGGCCAGATCATGCGGATCGGCATACTCAACCGGAAAATCCTGCGGCAATTCGCCGTCCAGCGCCTCGATCGCGTCGCGCGTTGCCCACAATTTGCGGTGCTGGCGCGCGGGGTTCTTCAGAGCAGCCTCGACCGGGTGGCGGCCCCACAGCCGCACATGGCCCGCGGTTCCCTTGCCCGAACCGCGCCCGCCCGTCATTCTGCCCGCTCGCCCTCGCAATGCGCGTTTGCGGTCACCCTTTGCCATCAATTATTCTCGCTTCTGCTTGCTATTGCGGTCCCCCTGCCAGCAGGCCCATTGACAGGCAAGCGCCGCTTCGCCAAATGGGCGCCTCTCGGCAGCGGGGTGTTATGCCCGGTGCTTGCTATTGAGACGCGAACTGACGCGTTTTTGACAGCCCTTGTGTGGACAGGTGGCCGAGTGGTTAAAGGCAGCAGACTGTAAATCTGCCCGCGCAAGCGTACGCTGGTTCGAATCCAGCCCTGTCCA
It encodes:
- the lon gene encoding endopeptidase La; the encoded protein is MTQHFPLLPLRDIVVFPGMVVPLFVGRDKSVAALEAAMEASKDIFLLAQLDPACDDPEGVDLYDTGVIAQVLQMLKLPDGTVRVLVEGTARAKLTDLKPEGEHILAEVTIEEPETVAGSEVTALMRQVTEQFGEYAKLNKKMGEETNVDLTDVDDAGQLADTIAAALNAKVSDKQSLLTETSPLKRLELVMAFMEGELSVLQVERKIRGRVKRQMEKTQREYYLNEQLKAIQSELGGGDDGDGDEIAELTEKIGKTKLSKEAKTKASAELKKLKGMQPMSAEATVIRNYLDVLLGLPWGKKSRVKKDIAKAQEVLDADHYGLEKVKDRIIEYLAVQARTNKLKGPILCLVGPPGVGKTSLGKSIAKATGREFVRQSLGGVRDEAEIRGHRRTYIGSMPGKIVANLKKAGTSNPLFLLDEIDKLGQDFRGDPASALLEVLDPEQNSKFQDHYLELDLDLSNIMFVTTANSLDLPQPLLDRMEIIRLEGYTEDEKVEIAKRHLLQKQIEAHGLKKGEFELTDEGLRDLIRYYTREAGVRTLEREIARLARKALRKILEKETKSVTITPDNLGDFAGVRKFKHGMSEDEAQVGAVTGLAWTSVGGELLTIESVTTPGKSEVKTTGKLGDVMQESVAAAFSFVKSRAPGYGIKPSLIQRKNIHIHLPEGAVPKDGPSAGVGMVTSIVSTLTGAAVRPDIAMTGEVTLRGRVLAIGGLKEKLLAALRGGITTVLIPEENVKDLAEIPDNVKEGLEIIAVSHVDSVLEHALVEMPAPIEWTEADDLASQPGAQAGAGGEVPTAH
- the rlmB gene encoding 23S rRNA (guanosine(2251)-2'-O)-methyltransferase RlmB: MAKGDRKRALRGRAGRMTGGRGSGKGTAGHVRLWGRHPVEAALKNPARQHRKLWATRDAIEALDGELPQDFPVEYADPHDLARLVAKDAPHQGLVLECEPLEDQFLDAIATGDRTRPVVVLDQVTDPHNVGAILRSAAAFGAACIVTQDRHAPPESGVVAKSASGALETVPWIRVVNLARALDELADAGYWRIGLAGEAEATLGESMPTGALAIVLGAEGEGMRHNIAAHCDALARLPISSAIESLNVSNAAAIALYAAATRAGD
- a CDS encoding 2OG-Fe(II) oxygenase; amino-acid sequence: MSGNTSVPINTLPAPKPDETYRDARSLDGQPIGLVPDFITEAERLRLLKFASGVDAPWETYLPKSDVWYDRMINPRSMPGPILKLMVAIRKRATKRICKHYGITEKVYADTLQLVRWRPGDNQKPHADCEEPDGLPNRTPWRAFASIIYLNDEYEGGGIYFPDRKLKPEIKPNMLAFFPSTNHYRHGVEAVTSGLRYTISTFYTFNPAHHDGNPI
- a CDS encoding HU family DNA-binding protein, translating into MNKNELTSAVAETSGLSKSDASNAVEAVFDAIQKSLAGGDEVRLVGFGTFSVAKRKASTGRNPRTGEPMTIKASNQPKFKAGKGLKDAVN